One Dehalococcoidia bacterium genomic window carries:
- a CDS encoding iron-containing alcohol dehydrogenase, translated as MSEKGQRLEGEAEIPGATRIIFGPDKAFTAINAELDEIGASRAFIVTGNTLANKTDLIPRLVKALGKRSVGVFDGMRMHTPRDAVLASARMARKANADILIGVGGGSPIVGTKGTALVLAEGEDMDALCTRYDHIANTYVVPKFTHRKLPIIVIPTTLSAGEFNSSMGITNPATGGKDIYVDPGVVPHTIIFDPVMTSATPPWLWGSTGVKGLQNAVERYMSRNRSPFSEGLGLEAIRIVFRYLKHSVDDPSDMFARGNLQFLNWMTAFGGGKGGFGLGHGICHQLGGLCHVPHGVSGCIVLPHMMEYNRPVTLERQRHIAEAMGIIGVSDEEASVQATAKVRGLVKTLGLPGRLRDADVREADLPKVAELTLRDRSLNGAPRPPKDAAEILGLLQKMY; from the coding sequence ATGAGCGAGAAGGGCCAGCGGCTGGAGGGCGAGGCGGAAATCCCGGGGGCGACCAGGATCATCTTCGGGCCGGACAAGGCGTTCACCGCCATCAACGCCGAGCTTGACGAGATAGGCGCCTCGCGCGCGTTCATCGTCACCGGCAACACGCTCGCCAACAAGACGGACCTCATCCCCCGGCTTGTGAAGGCCCTGGGCAAACGCAGCGTGGGGGTCTTCGACGGCATGCGCATGCACACCCCGCGCGACGCCGTGCTCGCCTCGGCGCGCATGGCCCGGAAGGCGAACGCGGACATCCTGATAGGCGTCGGCGGGGGCAGCCCCATCGTCGGTACGAAGGGCACGGCGCTCGTCCTGGCCGAGGGCGAGGACATGGACGCCCTCTGCACCCGCTACGACCACATAGCCAACACCTACGTCGTGCCGAAGTTCACCCATCGCAAGCTCCCCATTATCGTCATCCCCACGACGCTGAGCGCGGGCGAGTTCAACTCCTCCATGGGCATCACGAACCCCGCCACGGGCGGCAAGGATATCTACGTAGACCCGGGAGTCGTGCCGCACACCATCATTTTTGACCCTGTCATGACCTCGGCGACGCCGCCGTGGCTCTGGGGATCCACGGGCGTCAAGGGACTCCAGAACGCCGTCGAGCGGTACATGAGCCGCAACCGCAGCCCGTTCTCCGAGGGCCTGGGCCTGGAGGCCATCAGGATCGTCTTCCGGTACCTGAAACACTCGGTGGACGACCCGTCCGACATGTTCGCCCGCGGGAACCTGCAATTCCTGAACTGGATGACGGCGTTCGGAGGGGGCAAGGGCGGCTTCGGACTGGGGCACGGCATCTGCCACCAGTTGGGCGGCCTGTGCCACGTACCCCACGGCGTGAGCGGGTGCATCGTCCTGCCGCACATGATGGAATATAATCGGCCCGTGACACTCGAGAGGCAGAGGCACATCGCGGAGGCCATGGGCATCATCGGCGTGTCCGACGAGGAGGCCTCCGTGCAGGCGACGGCGAAGGTCCGGGGGCTGGTCAAGACGCTGGGCCTGCCGGGCCGCCTGCGGGACGCGGACGTTAGGGAGGCAGACTTGCCGAAGGTGGCGGAGCTGACGCTCAGGGACCGCTCTCTGAACGGGGCGCCGCGCCCGCCGAAAGACGCGGCTGAGATACTGGGCCTGCTCCAGAAGATGTACTAG
- a CDS encoding CoA transferase codes for MTTGPSARATGQFTVVEYGDGISAAHAGKMLADFGATVIKVEPPEGDALRRMGPFPGDMPDPEKAGHFLYLNTNKYGVTLNPALPTGRAILLKLLERADAFITNAAPSRLIAAGLTHVDLKTSHPRLVVTTITPWGMDGPYKDRKATDLTMNAAGGFSWGIGMPDGQPLQMPYDQSEYQGGLSAAGATLAALFARYRTGRGQHVDIAIAEVLACFYEDMYMPAFVFQGVMGRRQGFRNTIGRYPQTLMQCKDGYVSLSAPQKDQWVRFVQVIGTPEWSKNPRYRDRRAMAEQYPDEIDALLRPWFMARTKKEIFALCEEAHVPFAPVHTVAEVAEDSHSRARSLFTDVAHPRAGVVRQIGAPFKLTGSPWRVDRPAPTLGQHNVAVYCERLGYTPSDLVDMRRAGVI; via the coding sequence ATGACGACGGGACCTTCCGCACGAGCGACAGGGCAATTCACGGTCGTTGAGTATGGCGACGGCATCTCCGCCGCCCACGCGGGCAAAATGCTCGCGGACTTCGGCGCCACGGTCATCAAGGTGGAGCCGCCAGAGGGCGACGCGCTGCGTCGGATGGGGCCTTTCCCGGGCGACATGCCTGACCCCGAGAAGGCGGGCCATTTCCTGTACCTGAACACGAACAAGTACGGCGTCACCCTCAACCCCGCGCTCCCGACGGGCAGGGCCATCCTGCTGAAGCTGCTGGAAAGAGCGGACGCCTTCATCACGAACGCGGCGCCGTCGCGCCTCATCGCCGCGGGCCTCACCCACGTCGACTTGAAAACGTCGCATCCCCGGCTCGTGGTGACCACCATCACGCCGTGGGGCATGGACGGCCCCTACAAGGACCGCAAGGCGACTGACCTGACGATGAACGCCGCCGGAGGTTTCTCCTGGGGCATTGGCATGCCCGACGGCCAGCCGCTGCAGATGCCATACGACCAGAGCGAGTACCAGGGCGGGCTGAGCGCCGCGGGCGCGACTCTGGCCGCCCTGTTTGCGCGCTACAGGACGGGCAGGGGCCAGCACGTGGACATCGCCATCGCCGAGGTGCTCGCGTGCTTCTATGAGGACATGTACATGCCTGCCTTCGTCTTCCAGGGCGTCATGGGTCGGCGGCAGGGGTTTCGGAACACCATCGGGCGGTATCCGCAGACGCTGATGCAGTGCAAGGACGGCTACGTGAGCCTGAGCGCTCCACAGAAGGACCAGTGGGTGCGCTTCGTGCAGGTGATAGGCACGCCGGAGTGGTCGAAGAACCCGCGCTATCGGGACCGCCGCGCCATGGCGGAGCAGTACCCGGACGAGATAGACGCGCTGCTGCGACCATGGTTCATGGCGCGCACCAAGAAGGAGATATTCGCGCTGTGCGAAGAGGCCCATGTGCCCTTTGCTCCGGTGCACACCGTCGCGGAGGTCGCGGAGGACTCGCACTCACGGGCGCGTTCCCTCTTCACCGACGTGGCCCACCCGCGGGCGGGCGTCGTCCGCCAGATTGGCGCTCCCTTCAAGCTGACCGGGTCGCCGTGGCGCGTGGACAGGCCCGCGCCCACCTTGGGCCAGCATAACGTCGCCGTTTACTGCGAGCGGCTGGGGTACACGCCCAGCGACCTTGTGGACATGCGTCGGGCGGGAGTTATCTAG